From the genome of Eucalyptus grandis isolate ANBG69807.140 chromosome 2, ASM1654582v1, whole genome shotgun sequence, one region includes:
- the LOC104418104 gene encoding uncharacterized protein LOC104418104 produces the protein MESGSLFRVLRNDVDRHRIVNVILLPPCCAQPIFFVRSGFFKNSLFKTPKEALILPLQGQEFELSSSCSSPDFEAIFGEPKVEWSNRAGHPLRRFLYYVHAPDPSHLRIHVTDFHSNAWEALRSVHELEDMRDSIGIGGSWSEFIDYFVASIKSEDVKLVLHGQSDSGGATSAKLVAQKAKGMPLIFVALVKLVDFAAREVIGNLSMQLFMAFKNTQTSLAEERERYLQFTKLVTAEKEKNESIENKLESFSKRQKLPITSALAMSDASNPSTEKEVAQDASSTRVTNRVVPAHRRSKVRGVLLQNPEDE, from the exons ATGGAAAGTGGGAGTCTATTTCgtgttttgagaaatgatgttgATCGGCACCGAATAGTCAATGTCATCTTACTTCCGCCTTGCTGCGCTCAACCAATCTTTTTCGTCCGAAG TGGATTTTTCAAGAATTCTCTGTTCAAGACACCAAAAGAAGCGCTCATTCTTCCTCTGCAAGGACAAGAATTCGAGCTCAGCAGCAGCTGTTCATCCCCCG ACTTCGAAGCAATCTTTGGGGAGCCCAAAGTGGAATGGTCGAACCGAGCAGGCCATCCGCTGCGGCGGTTCTTGTATTACGTCCACGCTCCGGACCCTTCTCACCTCAGGATCCACGTCACCGACTTTCACTCCAATGCTTGGGAGGCCCTTCGTTCTGTTCATGAGCTCGAGGACATG AGGGACAGCATTGGGATTGGTGGCTCTTGGTCCGAGTTCATTGACTATTTTGTGGCTTCAATAAAGTCTGAAGATGTAAAACTTGTTCTGCATGGACAGTCGGATTCAGGTG GGGCTACATCTGCAAAGTTAGTTGCTCAGAAAGCCAAAGGAATGCCATTAATTTTTGTAGCTCTTGTAAAACTTGTGGATTTTGCTGCAAGGGAGGTGATAGGCAACCTGTCAATGCAGCTATTCATGGCATTCAAGAACACTCAGACTTCACTTGCAGAAG AACGAGAACGCTATCTTCAGTTCACAAAGCTTGTAACTGCTGAAAAG GAGAAGAATGAGAGCATCGAGAACAAACTTGAGTCATTTTCGAAGAGGCAGAAGTTGCCCATAACAAGTGCTTTGGCCATGTCAGATGCTTCAAACCCTTCTACAG AGAAAGAAGTAGCACAAGATGCAAGCTCTACAAGAGTTACTAATCGTGTTGTCCCGGCACATCGGAG GTCAAAAGTAAGGGGTGTGCTCCTGCAAAATCCTGAAGATGAATAG